In Bacillota bacterium, the following proteins share a genomic window:
- a CDS encoding S1 RNA-binding domain-containing protein: MAVEVGSIIEGKVTGITHFGAFVELPDGETGLVHISEIADTYVRDVRDYLTENQVVKVKVINVADGKIGLSIRQVYGPPQRTGGRGARARNASFEEKLQRFLKESEQRQQDLRRSVESKRGGRGSRRA; this comes from the coding sequence ATGGCCGTTGAGGTCGGCAGCATCATAGAGGGAAAGGTTACCGGCATCACCCACTTTGGCGCGTTTGTTGAGCTGCCTGACGGGGAGACGGGACTCGTTCACATCTCGGAGATTGCCGATACGTACGTCAGGGACGTTCGGGATTATTTGACAGAAAACCAGGTTGTCAAGGTCAAGGTCATTAACGTCGCCGATGGGAAAATCGGGCTTTCGATCCGGCAGGTGTACGGGCCGCCTCAGCGGACAGGTGGCCGCGGAGCGAGGGCGCGTAACGCCTCGTTCGAGGAGAAGCTGCAGCGGTTTTTGAAGGAGAGCGAGCAGCGGCAGCAGGACCTGAGGCGCAGCGTAGAGTCCAAGCGTGGAGGGCGTGGGAGCCGGCGGGCTTGA